From the genome of Venturia canescens isolate UGA chromosome 11, ASM1945775v1, whole genome shotgun sequence:
GGAAACTCAGGCAACTTTGGCGTTTCTGCGCCAGCGGTACTGGATAATCGGAGGTCGGGCCCCGGCTCGTTCCTGAATACTTCGGTGCGTGCATTGCGCGCGCTTTCGGGTACATCGGGCACAGCAACTCATGGGCCAGTTGCCTTCAACACGGGTCACTCCAGCACGGGCTTTCTTATTCACTGGCGTCGATTACGCCGGGCCAGTCTCTTTCAAAAGCTGGCGGGGACGCGGGCACAAAACATACAAAGGCTGGCTGTGCATTTTCGTTTGCTTCACCACTTCGGCGATGCATCTCGAGTTCGTAACTGACGCCACCACTGATACATTCATCGCTACATTCCGCCGTTTCACCGGGAGACGGGGTCACGTACATACGCTATACAGCGGCTGcgggaaaaattttcaaggtGCGGATgcccaaataaataaatcgacgTACGGGAGAAAGAATAGTTTTGTGGCATCGTGTTATAAAGAAAAATCCGTCACAAATTTGGCACCTCACATGGGCGGGAAATGAGAGGCGGCAGTGAAATCCGTCAAATTTCACCTGCAACGGACGATTCGGGAGACCAGCCTCACGTATGAAGAACTCACAACTCTTCTTACGCAGATTGAGGAGGCGCTCAACTCACGTCCGTTGGAACCACTCTCGGAGGATCCAGACGATCTCTCCGTACTCACCCCCGGgcactttctcatcggcgaagCTCTTACGGCCATTCCAGAGCCATCACTTCGGGATGTGAACGTCACTCGGTTGTCGCGGTGGCAACTCATTCAAGAACAGGTATGTTATTTCTGGCATCATTGGTCATCGGGCTGTTTCCAGCAGCAGCAATCCATCTCCAAATGGCATCACCCATCTCATCAAATTCGGGTCGGCAGGATGGTTCTGCTGACTGACGGGAATCTACCTCCCCTCAAATGGCCACGGGCACGAGTCGTTGAGGTTTATCCGGGACGGGACGGGCTCATTCGGGTCGTCACCATGAAGACGGCGACCACGACACTCAAGAGGCCGATCGCCAAACTAGCGGTCCTGCCAATTCATCCGGGAGATTAATCGACAGCACGGCTGCCGATGACAGGCGGAATGATCAGGAATTAGCGAGGCTTCGGTGCCGGCGAGCGCTCTCGGGATCGAGTGCTCGCCCCACCGCGGGCGTCGCTAGCTCGCGGGCTCGGGAATTCGGGAAACGTGAGACAATGGGCTTTTCGTGCTCTAGTTCTCACGCTCTCGCGGGGGGTTAGCACGTACTAGATACGCAATTTGGGCGCGATCGACGAATTCGGGCGCGCAATTCGGGCGCgtcttcatcgatctccatattGATTGATAGTCTTCGATCCGGTCGTACAGCGTGCTGACGTGCTCCGTGTTCTTCACTCTTTCTTTTGGCAACATTTCACATTTCGGGTGCCATTCTAAAAATATTGTGCTCAACGCATTCGGAACATTATCTGCTACAATTTGATACGTTTTCCGGGACCTATAAACGCGGGATTATTCCTATATTTCGGGATTATCGTTCGGGCAAGCGCGAGCACGCGTCGGCTATCCTTTCGGCCTCGTCGAACGTGTGTTCGACGACGACAACCGGGTCACTTCTCACGTGTTCCTTCTCACCGGGCTAATCGTTCGGGCCTATCATTCATTGTCGGGACATTCCTTCATGGTTATTTTACCATCGATATCAAATAAAGCACCATCTTGTTACACTTTTTACGCCGACCTGCATTGCGTCATTTATTTCCTCACCAACACCAGATCTTCACGCAACAAATATCAATCGTAATTAAGTTTTATTCATATTGATTTATAATCATTATAAGGTTatatattttcctttattttaaataaatttgaattcaTATCCCTCATTTTTGTGATGTTTAAAGTTTGAAGGGAGAAGTGAAAACCACTTCTCTACGAATTTCCCCGTTTCGCCTGGAATAAAGAAACAGTAACAAAATTTACATATATTATCTGACGGGATAgttcttaattttcatttccaaaaAATTAAGTATATTTTTCAACAGTTACTTCTGCTTCGCGGCGAAGTTGCCTAAGCTTGTTACATTTTACATTGATGGCTCTACCGAAATCGCCTTCTCGGAATTCTTTTCCAAATCGTTGCTTCACTGTTTCTGGAAACGGAAATATTTTATCATAAGTTATTTTCCCTGGGAAAAAAACTACATATATTTGTGGGgggatgcgatttttttcacctctGATTGCCTCAACTTTCGTTTTGTCGGGAGCTTTGTGCCTGATGTTGGGCTCTTTGGCATTTTTAGGTGTTCCGCTTTTATAATTACTGACGAGCAGTATTTCCTCCGAGCACACTGCTCGTAACAACATTGTTGCCATCGCTGTAGGCGTTAGTGCTGATTCTGCCCTTGAAAATTCGCTATAAGGAATCATAACCATGTAGCCTGGGCGACCTAATTCTTtctatgataaaaaataacatgTGTATTGAAAAATAGTTGGTGAAAAACGTGAACAGAATTTGAGAATGTTTTACCATGTCTCCATTCGAGTTTGTTTTTTCAGTATCTGATCTCGATTGTGGTCTTTGTGATGTCGACAATAAAAGCTCACGTAATTCTGTGAAGGCTAGGATacaaaaaagttcaaaaaatttttaatacgaGAAGATTTTAActgataaaatgtttttttccgagtatatttataaatgactGCTATTGTTCTTAACATGTTGAGATTtccattttcaaataatacCTTTCTGAAAATCTTTTACTGTCACATAGTTTTCCCGTGAATTTGAAGTGGATGGTTCATCATCATTCATGGATCTGACGTCAACTCGACGCTCACTAGCGATATTTCTTCcctataataataaaatatagtaATTTCATGGTTTTAattccattgaaaatattttcatatgatTCTCAAAAGATTAATAAAGGCTTCAGCGTATGCTATTAACATTGACTGGTCAATAGTGGCACttaatttgaatatttaacgattatgaataaatataaaaatgattttttcattcgttttattgtaaggtcatttttgttttcattcgttattatttttatttcataactGAACGAAAAGGAACTTTAGTTATCAATGGAGACGGTGTCGGATGTTGgtcatgaaaaatcgtttcattgCTTTCACTATGTACCGATGCCGTGTCCTCACATTCCTCATCCTTTTGgagattttataaattttgaaattcattatgAAAATTGCAAAGTTCCTTGCGGGAAATAACATTTCCATTAATATAACAAATgaggaatatttttgttttacctCTGATGACGTTTCATCCACGATTAAGTGGTGACGTTTCATCCAGTTAGGTTGTCCGACTTTAACAGTTGGATTGTTTTTTCCAATAGCAGCcttaatcaaaatttcattcgttataattCGATCATCAAAAAGCCATGGGTATAGAGCAAGCGTCAGGAGCAATAGTCAACAGTTTTCATACTTGCAGTGATGTGTGGTCTTCTTCGCTAGAAATATTGCATCGCTTTGCATTTTCGTTGAGCTTTTCTTTTTGCAAAGTATGAATACCAGCGTTGTCCTCTCCTTTATCAACCTTTTACattctcaaattaatttttatggTTCTATTTATGCTTAATAAACAAATGTTCACTAAAAGTTTGATGTTAAGtggtgaataaaaattatatctaCACCTGCTGCGCTGTTTGATTTGTTTGGAGAACTCCTGCGGAGACATCAAGCCGCTTCGATCCAGATTTTTTATATTGTCTCTGCGATACCTGATTGTTGGAAGTTTTCTCTCCGCTGTCagcctttttttcaatagaaTGTCTTAGTATTGTTACGTCCTGGAgattcgttttgatttttgcctaacagaatctatagaaatataataaataattaacgtAGTAAATTACGTTAAtagaataattattcgaagagACGAACCGCTCGCGGTCCGTCTCACCTAGCGATAAGAAAACGCAAATCAGCAGCGACGAACGCCGTGAGACGGTTTGCCATGAGAAAATGCTGAAGCATCAATCCAAGATCATGGGAACCTCGGCCTAAGCATTTACGACTGACTCGGACAAGATAGCCGGAGTCAGTgagaaaaatgcaaaagaGTAGTGAGTCTTCATTCGCGAACGAAACCGATCGGTTCTCCTCCGGCTTTGGTTGCACTGACAAATATTAAAACCcattcaaaattgtatcgcatcatcaactcattattttgaatataattttattgtttcaaaTACTTAACGCGCGGAGTTCTGTTTTTATTGCACCCGCGCGAATATATCCGCGAACA
Proteins encoded in this window:
- the LOC122417775 gene encoding uncharacterized protein, which gives rise to MVMIPYSEFSRAESALTPTAMATMLLRAVCSEEILLVSNYKSGTPKNAKEPNIRHKAPDKTKVEAIRETVKQRFGKEFREGDFGRAINVKCNKLRQLRREAEAKRGNS